TCCTGGACGGACTCCCATTGGTCGGCGCTGATCATCACGACGGCCGGCGCGCCGTTCTTCGTGATCGTCACGTGCTCGTGCGTGCGAGCCGCCTCGTCGATGAGCTCGTTGAGTTTGGCCTTCGCGGCCGTGATCGACATGATCTGCACCTCTTGATGCTAGACCCATATTCAGGACTGATCCGGGCCGGCCCTAATAGAGACCTGGTGTTCTCGCCGGCGTACGCCGCGAAGGACGTACGCTGGCGAGCCCGAAATGCTAAGCGTCCTGGAACAGGCTGAACTCCACACCCTGGCTGTCGGTGCAGTGCGCGAACTGCCCGGACGGGATGGTGACGGTCTCGGACGCCGTCCCGCCCAGCTCACGCACCTTCTCCAGCGCCGCGGTCAGGTCGTCGACCGCGAAGTAGATTCGCGGATGCTTCGAGTCGGCGCCGTGCGGAGAACCGCCCATCGGCTGCGGCCCTTGAATCATCGAGTAATCGGGAGCATTGCCGCCGGTGAACTCCCAGCCGAACAGCGAGCCCCAGAACTGCTCCGTAGCAGCGATGTCTGCGCTCGGAACCTCGAAGTAGGTGACATTCCCACTCATTGCACTACCTCCTTGTTTGTCAACGTACTGACATAAGAAGGCTATGTCAGAATGCTGACATGGCGCAAGGGCGGGTAGGAGATCTCGAGCTATCGGTGGGGTACGTTCTCAAGCAGGTGCACGCGCGGCTGCGTGGCGCGATGGATGAGGCGCTGCGCCCGATGGACCTGACCGTTCCGCAGTACGCGTGCCTGGAGATTCTGGGCCAGAGCCCTGGCTTGTCGAACTCAGAGCTCGCCCGGCGTGCCTTCGTCACCCGCCAGTCGATGAATCTCGTCGTCCGGCGTCTCCAGGAGCGTGGTCTGTTGACGCGCCCCGATCACGCCGAGCAGGGTCGCTCGTTGCCCACCGCCCTGACCGAGGAGGGCCGGACGGCGCTGGATCGGGCCAGCCGCACCATCAGTGCCGTCGAGGCCCAGGTGTTCTCGGCCCTGTCACCGCAGCAGCAGCGTCGCGTGCGCGACGATCTCAGGTCGTGTCTCGACCCGCCGGCCGTCGAGTGAAGCGTCGGGGAGCTCGCCCGCGCTGCTAGGTCTGCTGGCGCAGGTACTTGCCGAAGTGCGGCACGGTGAAGGCGATCCGCCCGCGCTCGGCCGAGTAGATCAGCCCCTTCTTCAGCAGCGCGTCGCGCGCCGGTGACAGCGACTGCGGCTTGCGGTCCAGATGTGCGGCGACATCGGCGGTCGCGACCGACTCCAGATCGACATCCCCGGCCCGCTGCGCGACCTCGGCCATCGCCGAGAGGTACTCGCGCTCACCGGGGGTAGCGCGCTCGAAGCGGCTGCCGAAGAAGCCGACCGCGAGCTCGGCCTCGGCCTCGGGCGCGGCGACCCGGACATCGTCCGCGGTGATCGGGGACGCCGGTGCCCGGTCCCAGACCGCTTTGCCGTAGGCCTGGATGAAGTACGGATATCCGCCGGTCGCCTGGTACATCGCCGCGAGCGCGTCGTCGGCGAACTCGGCGTCCTCATCGGCGGCAGGGGTGGTCAGTGCCCGGTCGGCGGCCTCGCGCGGCAGGCGGTCGATCCGCTGGTAGCGGAACAGCCGCTCGGAGTAGGACTTGCTCGCCGACAGCACCGCGGGCAGGTGGGGGAGACCAGCGCCGACGACGATCACCGGCAGACCCGACTGGGAGATCTCGTGGCACGCCGCGCACATCGCGGAGATGTCGTCGGCGCCGACGTCCTGCATCTCGTCGATGAAGACGGCGACCCCCTTGCCGGCCTCGGCCGCGAGCCCGCCGACGTCGGTGAGCAGCTCGACGAGGTCGATCTCGATGTCGCCGGAGTCCGCGCGACCCTTGGCGGCCGGGACGTCGATCCCGGGGCTCCAGCGGTCGGCGAGCTTGGCCGACGCCCCGGCGTCCCGATGCGCGAAGGCCTTGACCACGCCGAGGACGTCGTCCGCCGGGTGCCCGAGCTCGCGAATCGCCTGGTGCAGCGCGCTCGACAGCGGACGTCGCAGCCGCTGGTCCGGGCGGGCCTCGAGCTTGCCGGTGCCCCAGCCGCGGCGTACGGCGGCCGAGCGCAGCGCGTTCAGCAGCACTGTCTTGCCCACGCCGCGCAGCCCGGTCAGCACCAGCGAGCGCTCGGGCCGCCCGCGGGCGATCCGCTCGAGGACGACGTCGAAGGCGGCGAGCTGCTCGTCGCGTCCGGCGAGCTCGGGCGGGCGCTGGCCGGCCCCGGGGGCGTATGGGTTCCTGATCGGGTCCACGATGTGACGGTATTCGGATTTCTATCCGATTCGGTAGATATTGCTAGCGTGTCGCAGCGACCCGCCACGATCGGCTCGTATCGCTCTATCTATGACTTGCGCTAGACGACCGGATAGAACGCAACACGCCACGCGCCACTATTCTGCGGTGGGTTGGCGAGCGCTATCTGCCGGATATCGCTCACGGACCCACCGCAGATCGACGGGCGACCGCAGACCGGCACGCCGGGCAACGAGCACCTCAGGGAGGGGACGACGTGCGCATCGACCGCCTCCAGGTCATCGACTTCCGCAACTACGTTGAGGCCGAGCTCGAGCTCGCGCCAGGGCCGAACCTGCTGGTCGGCGCCAATGGTCAGGGCAAGACCAACCTCGTCGAGGCGATCGGCTACCTGGGCACCTTCGCCTCGCACCGCGTCTCCAGCGACCTTCCGCTGATCCGGCGTACGGCGGAGCGCGCCGTCGTCCGCGCGATGTGCACGAACGAGGACCGCGGCCTGCTGATCGAGCTGGAGATCACCGCTGGGAAGGCCAACCGTGCGCGGCTGAACCGGGCGCCGGTCAAGCGCAACCGCGACCTGATCGGCATCGTGCGCTCGGTGCTGTTCGCCCCCGAGGACCTCGCCCTGGTCAAGGGCGACCCGGGCGACCGGCGGCGCTTCCTCGATGACCTGTTGATCCTGCGCTACCCGCGGTACGCCGCGACCAAGGCCGACTTCGAGCGGGTGCTCAAGCAGCGCAATGCCCTGCTGAAGACCGCCGGCATGGCCCGGCGGGCCGGCAGGGACGGAGACCTTCGCACGCTCGACGTATGGGACGCGCACCTGGTCGAGCACGGCGCCGAGCTGGTGCACGGGCGGCTGCAGCTGATCGGTGATCTGCGGCCGCACTTCGAGGCGGCGTACGCGGGGGTCTCGGGCGCTGCGGACACGGTCGGCATGCACTATCGCACCTCGCTGGCCGACGAGCCGCGGCAGGAGATCCGCGATGTCCCGGAGCTCGACGCGCTGCGCGAGATGATGACCGCGCGCCTGGCCGAGGTGCGCTCGCACGAGATCGACCGCGCGCTCCCCCTCGTCGGGCCGCAGCGCGATGAACTGGTGCTCGAACTCGACGAATTCCCGGCGAAAGGCTACGCCAGCCACGGCCAGTCGTGGTCGATCGCGCTCGCGCTGCGGCTGGCGTCGTACGAGCTGCTGCGCGCCGAGGGCGCCGAGCCGATCCTGATGCTGGACGACGTCTTCGCCGAGCTGGACGCCAAACGCCGCGCGCATCTGGCCGACCTCGCCCAGCGCGCCGAGCAGACCATCATCACCGCTGCCGTGCGCGACGACGTCCCGCCGGCGCTACTTGCCCGCACCTTCGAGATCCGGGAGGGAACCGTTGAGCTGTGCTGATATCGGGCGACTACGCCCGAAGCCGGCACACCACAAGCGGCCCGATAGCAGTGGGGTCGGCGTCCACCTAGGCTGGTGGGCATGAGCGAGGAGCGCGACGAGCGGTACGCCGACCCGGCGGCGTCGGCCTTCGCGAGCATGGCTCAGCTCAGCGGCAGCAAGATCGACCCCTCGAGGGTCCGGCCGGCGCCGAAGATCTCCCGGCAGACCGACCAGCCCAAGGGCCGTCGGCGATGGTCGGGCGCCGGCCCGTCGGTGCGCGATCCCAAGCCGGTCGGCGCGGTGTTCAGCGACCTGGCCAAGCGGCACGGCTGGGCGTCGGATTTGCAGAAGGGGCGGGTGCTCAGCCACTGGGACACGGTGGTGGGCGCGCAGCTCGCCGCGAAGACCCACGCCGTCTCGCTGAGCGACGGCGAGCTCGAGGTGAGGGCCGAGTCGACCGCGTGGGCGACCCAGCTGCGCGCGATCGAGCGCACCCTGCTGGCTCGCATCGAGCAGCTGGTCGGGCCGGGCGTCGTACGCCGCCTCGTGATCAAGGGCCCGGCCGCACCGAGTTGGAAGCATGGACGACGGTCGGTACGCGGCCGGGGACCGAGGGATACCTATGGCTGATCGCAACGACGACCCGAACCCGCAGCCGCCGGACGGCGACCCGGACCGCAACGACGACCCGAACGGCCGCGATGACCTGAGCCGCCGTGATGAGCTGGGCCGGGGCGATGCAAGCCGCGGCGCCGGACCGACCCGGCCGAATGACGGCCATGATCCGACCAACCCGTACTCGGTCGACTACGACTTCAACGATCCGAGCTTCGACCCGCAGTACGACCCGCGCTACGCCGCACCGGGCGATCCCGGCTACACCGAACGGCCGCCGGCCGGGCACGAGCCGCCGGAGGTGCACTACCGCGCGTACGGCGCCCCCATCATCGAGCCGCACCAACAGCCCGGCGAGCTGGACGGCGGCGGCGACGGGAAGCCGCGCAAGCGGTCCTGGCGGGAGCGGATCTTCTCCAACCAGACCGCCCGCTATCTGGCCACCGGGGCGCCGTACCACCAGCAGGGCGAGCACCCGAGCGCCGGGCGTCTGGTGCAGGCGGTCCAGGAGTTCGGCTGGAGCATCTCCGAGTCCGACGAGGAGGCCGACGACCTGCTGGCCACCGCGCCGTTCCGGGTCGCCGGATATCGCGCCGGTCAGGTGGTGCGCGGCCAGTTCGACCCCTTCGGCAGCACCGAGCTCGGCGGTGGCACTCAATGGCAGTTCCTCGCCTTTGACGCGCTCGAGGACAGCCGGATCGGCCGCACCATCGGCCACTGCTTCACCGCCGTCCCGACCATGCTGAAGCTGCCGCCGCTGCGGATCCTGCCGGCCCGATTCCTCACCGGACCGACCCGCGGGATGCAGGTCTTCCCCACCGTTGACCCGATCTTTGATGCGCGGTTCAAGCTGCTGGCCCACAACGGGCAGCACGAGCTGGACGCGTTCACCTTGCTGATCACCGAGGAGGTGCGCTCGGTCCTCAGCGCGGGAGACGACCGCGAGGAGATCTGGACGATCGAAGGCCAGCTCGTAGTGAGCACGGCGCAGCCGCATGACGAGCAGATGCTGGCGCGGCACCTGGAGATCCTCGGCGCGATGCTGCGAGCGGTGCGGGCGCAGGCCTGATGTTCTTCCGGAGCGCGCGCGGCATCACCGGCAGCTGGGGGCACAATGCCTACGGCTCCAACGTGCCCGAGTACCGGCCCCAGCACCGCGGCCGGACGCCGATCGAGCAGATGGCCGCGCAGAACGGCTGGGCGGTGCTGCACCAGATGCCGGCGTACGACGACGGCTCGCCGATCGACCTCTCCGGTGGGCCGTTCGCACCCGGGCATTGGCACCCGGGTGCCGACGTCGTGCACGGCCAGGCCGGCTACTGGCACTTCTGGGCACTCACCGTCACCGCCCGCACCCGCGGCGACAACTGGCGGCCGTACGCCGTCACCTTCATGCAGGTCGGCGGCGTCCTGCCCTATGTGCACGTCTACCCGGAGGGCTGGCGGGCCTCGTTGACCTCGGTGATGCCGGAGGTCCATCTCGAGTCCGGCGAGTTCAACGACCGGTTCGCCACCTTCGCGCGGGACGCACAGACCGCGTACGGGCTGCTCAACCCCCGAGCCATGCAGACACTCATCGACTCCCCGCCGTTGGACGAGATCTGGACCGCGGGCCAGTTCGTGTGCGCGGCGCGGGTCGATCCGCACTGCGCCGAGACGCTCGGGGCGCACCTGACCCTGCTGACCACGATCGCCGGCGGCGTACCGAGCAGTCTCTACGAGCGGGACTGAGCTCCGACCGCACCGGGCGCTGCCCACTCATGCGGCCGCCGCCGGTCAGACTTCCGGCCGCGCGTCAGAATCCCGTGAGCGCCGGCAGCGAGTTCCCCTCCAGCCGGAACTGACGGCGTACGCCGCCCGCCTGAGGCGAATGAATGCGCAGAAGAAGCATGCGCCGGACGGCGCGCGGGCAGGGTCGCCACAGTGGCGAGCGACGGTAGTCGCGCTCTGGATCGGCGTGGTTGCGGCGATCGCGTGGGCGTGGGAGATCCACGACCCGTTGGCCTACTACCCGCGCCGCACCGACCTTGCGGTGTACGTCGGCGCCGTCCACGAGGTGGTGAACGGCGGCAGCCTGTACGAGTTCCGCACCGAGCTGGGCCTGCCGTTCACCTATCCGCCGTTCGCCTTGCTGCCCTTCGTGCCGCTGGCCTACATCCCGTTCACGGCGGCGAAGGTGCTCGCGGTGGTGTGGACCTGGGTCAGCACGATCGGCATCGCCGCCCTGACCGCGCGGCACGCGAAGGTCTTCCGGCCCGGCGGCGCCTTCGAGCGGCTTCCGACGCAGGCCGCGACCCCGCTGATCGCCATCGCGCTCGGCGTGAGCCACCCGGTGATGTCGAACAACCGGTTCGGGCAGATCAGCGTGCTGCTGGCCGCGATCGTGGCCTTCGACGTCCTCGTGGTGTGCCGCCGGTGGCCGGCGTACGGCGGAATCCTGACCGGTCTCACCGCCGCCATCAAGCTCACGCCGCTCGCGGTGCTGCCGATGCTGTGGCTGGCCGGACGCCGCCGCCAGGCCTACAACGGGCTGGGCGTCTTCGCGGCTCTCGGCGCGGTCGGGTTCGCGATCTTCCCCGGCGCCACCCTCGACTACGCGCTGCACCGCGCCGGCGACATGACCCGGTTCGGGCCGTACACCTCGACGTCCAACCAGAGCCTCAACGGTCTGCTCTTCCGGGCCGGCCTCGACGGGACGACGCAGAAGCTGCTCTTCCTCGCAGCTGCCCTCGTCGTCCTCATGCTCGCCTGGCGCCGCTCTGCCCGGTTGCTCAGCGACGGTGACCCGTTCGCCGCGCTCGTGGTGATCGGCGCGGCGATGGTCGCCGCCAGCCCGATCAGCTGGGGCCACCACCAGGTCTGGCTGTGGCTGGCTGCCTTCGCGGTCGTGGCGCGCACCGACTGGCGGCAGGCCGCGTGGACCGTGGTAGTGATCGTGCTGCTGAGCAAGGCCCCGATCGGCGAGCTCACCGGCGGCGCGGTACCGGCGGTGGACTGGTTGGTCGGATCGCTACGCGGCTTCCTCGCGATCGCGATCGCCACCGTCATCCCGCTCGGCCGGGCGCACCCGCGGTCGATGGACCGGCCGGCGACGGCGGCAGCGGGCCGCTGAGCCGGTCGGAGCGGCGCAGATCGGCCTCCGGAACCCCCAGATCCCACTGCCGGGACCGGGATGGGCGTAAACTTGTCAGGTCCGTAAGGCACGATTTTTGCCTGAGAGCGACGCTGAGGGGTTTTCAGCGCCTCACCCTCACTGACCTGCCACCCGCAGATCGGTTTCGAGGGGCTCGCGGACCGACCGCACCCGCGGCCGACACGACACGAAAGGTACGCACCCGAGCGTGGCTGAAGCGAAGAAGAACTACGGCGCATCATCGATCAAGAAGCTCGAGGGGCTGGAGGCGGTCCGCAAGCGCCCCGGCATGTACATCGGCTCGACGAACGAGCGCGGCCTGCACCACCTGATCTGGGAGATCGTCGACAACGCAGTCGACGAGCACCTCGCCGGGCACTGCGACACGATCGTCGTGACCCTCTTGCACGACGGCGGCGTCCGCGTGGTCGACAACGGCCGCGGCATCCCGGTCGACACGGCCAAGGGCCAGAAGAAGTCCGGCGTCGAGATGGTGCTGACCGAGCTGCACGCCGGTGGCAAGTTCGACAGTGAGAACTACGCGGTATCCGGTGGCCTGCACGGCGTGGGTGCGTCCGTGGTCAATGCGCTCTCGACGGCACTGGAGGCCGAGATCAAACGTGATGGCTACGTGTGGACCCAGTCGTACGTCGCCGCCAAGCCGACCGCGCCGCTGGCCCGGGGGGAGAAGACCAAGGAGACCGGCACCACGATCACCTGGTGGGCGGACGGCGAGATCTTCGACGCGTTGCAGTACTCCCTGGAGACCATCACTCGGCGGCTGCAGGAGACGGCGTTTCTGAACAAGGGCCTGTCGATCACGGTCCGCGACGAGCGCGGAGAGACGCCCGAGGAGCAGGTCTTCCACTACCCCGGCGGCCTGATGGACTTCGTGAAGCACATCAACGCGAGCAAGCAGCCGATCCACAAGACGATCGTGCACTTCGAGGCCGAGGAGAAGGGCATGGCGCTTGAGATCGCCATGCAGTGGAACGAGTCTTACGGCGAGTCGGTGCGCACCTTCGCCAACATGATCAACACCCTCGAGGGCGGCACGCACGAGGAGGGCTTCCGCGCGGCCCTGACGACCGTGGTTAACAAGTACGCCCTGGACAAGAAGCTGCTGAAGGAGAAGGACAACCGGCTCTCCGGCGAGGACATCCGCGAGGGCCTATCTGCGATCGTGTCGATCAAGATGTCCGAGCCGCAGTTCGAAGGACAGACCAAAGCCAAGCTGGGCAACGCGGAGGCGAAGACCTTCGTGCAGCGGGTCTGCAACGACTGGCTCACCGACTGGTTCGAGCGCAACCCGAGCGAGGCCAAGACGATCATCGGCAAGTCGGCGGACGCCGCCCGCGCCCGCCGCGCCGCGCAGGAGGCCCGCAAGCTCGCCCGTCGCAAGTCCGCGATGAACTCCGGCGGCATGCCCGGCAAGCTGATGGACTGCCGCAGCAACGACCCGAGCAAGTCCGAACTGTTCATCGTCGAGGGCGACTCCGCCGGCGGCTCGGCTCGTTCCGGCCGCGACTCGCTGATCCAGGCGATCCTGCCGATCCGCGGCAAGATCATCAACGTCGAGAAGGCCCGCATCGACCGCGTGCTGAAGAACAACGAGGTCCAGGCGCTGATCACCGCGCTGGGCACCGGCATCCACGACGACTTCGACATCGACAAGCTGCGCTACCACAAGATCGTGATCATGGCGGACGCCGACGTCGACGGTCAGCACATCCGGACCCTGCTGCTGACCCTGCTGTTCCGGTTCATGCGCCCGCTGGTGGAGGCCGGTCACGTGTATCTCGCGCAGCCGCCGCTGTACAAGCTCAAGTGGGGCGGCAAGCACGGCGAGGAATACGCCTACTCCGACCGTGAGCGCGACGCGCTGCTGAAGGCCGGGATCGAGGACGGTCGCCGCGCGCTGAAGGAGGGCGACATCCAGCGCTACAAGGGCCTCGGCGAGATGAATGCCTCGGAGCTGTGGGAGACCACGATGAACCCGGAGACCCGGCTGCTGCTGAAGGTGACCCTCGAGGATGCCGCAACGGCCGACGACCTGTTCAGCGTGCTGATGGGCGAGGACGTCGAGTCGCGGCGCAACTTCATCAACCGCAACGCCCGCGACGTCCGCTTCCTCGACATCTGATGCTCATCTCGACATCGAGCGGCGCGACGTAAGGGCCCGCCGCCGGAAGCACAGATCAGAGTGACCACCCATTCGCCGGGCCCAGTCGCCGAGCCGTTGCCCAGTCCCCACCGCACGCAAGCGCGAGATACGAAGAGAGACAGACCGTGACGAAGACACCGCCGCCGCCGGAGCCGGAGAACCTCGCCGACGGCACCCGCGTGGATCTGGTTGATATCCAGGACGAGATGCAGAAGTCGTTCATCGACTACGCGATGAGCGTCATCGTCTCGCGTGCGCTGCCGGACGTACGGGACGGCCTCAAGCCAGTGCACCGCCGCATCATCTACGCGATGTTCGACAACGGGTACCGGCCCGACCGCCCGTATGTGAAGTCGGCTCGCCCGGTCTCGGACACGATGGGTAACTACCACCCGCACGGTGACTCGGCGATCTACGACGCACTGGTGCGCCTGGCGCAGCCGTGGTCGATGCGCGCGCCGCTGATCGACGGTCAGGGCAACTTCGGCTCGCCGGGCAACGACCCGGCCGCTGCGATGCGCTATACCGAGTGCCGGATGACGCCGCTGGCGATGGAGATGGTCGAGGGAATCCGCGAGGACACCGTCGACTTCGCGCCGAACTACGACGGCAAGGTCGAGGAGCCGACGGTCCTGCCCTCGCGCTTCCCCAACCTGCTGGTGAACGGCTCGGCCGGCATCGCGGTCGGCATGGCGACGAACATGCCGCCGCACAACCTGCGCGAGGTCTCCGACGCGATCATCTGGTCGCTGCAGAACCCCGGGGCCAGCGAGGAGGAGCTGCTCGAGGAGGCCATGAAGCGCATCCCGGGCCCGGACTTCCCGACGTACGGCCTGATCGCCGGGCGGCAGGGCATCGAGGACGCCTACCGCACCGGCCGCGGATCGATCCGGATGCGCGCCGTGGTGAACGTGGAGGAGTCGGCCAAGGGCGGCACCGAGCTGGTCATCACCGAGCTGCCCTATCAGGTGAACCCCGACAACCTCAACGAGTCGATCGCCACGCAGGTCCGCGACGGCAAGCTGCAGGGCATCACCGACATCAGCGACGAGTCCTCCGATCGCGTCGGCATGCGGATCGTCATCAAGCTGCGTCGAGACGCGGTGGCCAAGGTCGTGCTGAACAACCTGTACAAGCACACCCAGCTGCAGACCACCTTCGGCGTGAACAACCTGGCGATCGTGGACGGCGTCCCCCGCACGCTGCGCCTGGACCAGATGATCACGTACTACGTGCGGCACCAGATCGAGGTCATCCAGCGGCGGACCCGCTACCGGCTGATGAAGGCCGAGGAGCGCGCCCACATCCTGCGTGGCCTGGTCAAGGCGCTGGACATGCTCGATGAGGTCATCGCGCTGATCCGGCGCAGCCCGACCGTCGACGAGGCGCGGGCCGGGTTGATGGAGCTGCTGGACGTCGACGAGATCCAGGCCAACGCCATCCTGGAGATGCAGCTGCGCCGCCTGGCAGCCCTCGAGCGCCAGAAGATCATCGACGAGCTGGCTGAGATCGAGCAGATCATCGCCGAGCTGCAGGCGATCCTCGATTCGGAGGAGAAGCAGCGTCAGCTGATCGTCGACGAGCTCTCGGAGATCGTCGAGAAGTTCGGTGACGACCGGCGCACCAAGATCATTGGCTACGACGGCGAGGTCTCGATGGAGGACCTCATCGCCAACGAGGAGGTCGTCGTCACGGTCACCCGTACCGGGTACGCCAAGCGGACCAAGAGCGATCTCTACCGCTCGCAGCGCCGCGGCGGCAAGGGTGTGCAGGGTGCATCGCTACGCCAGGAGGACGTCGTCCAGCACTTCTGGGTCGGCAACACGCACGACTGGATCCTGTTCTTCACGAACAAGGGCCGGGTCTACCGGGCGAAGACCTACGAGCTGCCCGAGGCGACCCGCAACGCCAAGGGCCAGCACGTCGCCAACATCCTCGCCTTCCAGCCCGATGAGCAGATCGCCCAGGTGATCCGGATCAAGGACTACGAGGTCGCGCCCTACCTGGTGCTGGCGACCCGCAACGGCCTGGTCAAGAAGTCCCGGCTGGTCGACTTCGACTCGCCGCGCTCCGGGGGCCTGATCGCGATCAACCTGCGCGACGGTGACGAGATGGTCGGCGCGGCGCTGATCAACGACGACGACAACCTGCTGCTGGTCAGCCGGAACGCGCAGTCGATCTGCTTCTCGGCGGACGACGACTCGTTGCGGCCGATGGGCCGCGCCACGTCCGGTGTGATCGGCATGCGGTTCGCCGGCGAGGACGAGCTGCTGTCGATGATCGTCGTCCGTGAGGGGGTGGATGTGCTGGTCGCCACAGAGCACGGGTACGCCAAGCGTACGGGGATCGAACACTACCCGGTGCAGGGTCGAGGCGGTAAGGGCGTGCTCACGGCCGACCCGAAGGCGCGCAAGGGCAAGCTGGTAGGCGCGCTGGCGGTCAACCTCGAGGACGAGCTCTATGCGATCACCTCGAGCGGCGGTGTCATCCGCACCCCGGTCAAGGGTGTTCGTCACAACAACAACCGTGCCACCATGGGCGTAAAGTTGATGAACCTTCCGGAGGACGTCACCATTGTTGCGATCGCCCGCAACGCCGAGGACGACGCCGACGAGACCGAGGAGCCAAAGAAGTAGATGAGCAGCGACAAGGACGCCGACGGCAACGACTGGCTGTCGGCCCCCGTCGGCAAGGCGTCCGAGGCCAAGGGCTCGTCGGGTGCTAGCGGACCTACGGGCCCGTCGACCGGCGTCAGCATGGCGACCTCGACTCGCAGCGGGTCCGGCAAGGACGCTGACTCGATCCCGACGTACGGCCCGGTCTCGGAGTCGATCACGGCCTCGGGCTCGAAGTACAAGTCATCCTTCACCCAGAACCTGGTCAGCGGCAGTGGCTCGTTGTACCCGACGGCCGGCTCGACGCCGAGCGCCTCCCCGGCGCTGGACGCCGAGCCATCGCCCGGCCCGGCGACGTCGGTCGGCCTTGGCTCGGCCGCGACCTCGACGACGAACCGGGTCCGCAGATCGCCGTCCGCCGGTCCGCGTCGGGCGAAGCTGCAGATCCGGCACATCGATCCGTGGTCGACGCTGAAGCTGTCGCTGGTGCTCGCGGTCGCGTTCTTCTTCGTGTGGATGATCGCCGTCGCGATCCTGTACGGCGTCCTGTCGACCATGGGCGTATTCGAATCGATCGACTCGATGTTTGCCGAGCTCGGGGCCAGCGAGGGCGGTGGGTTCGTCACGCCGCGGCTGGTCTTCGGTGGCGCGGCGTTGATCGGGGCGATCAACATCGTGCTGTTCACCGCCCTGGCGACCATCGGCGCGTACATCTACAACCTGTGCGCCGATCTCGCCGGCGGCCTGGAGATCACTCTGGCCGAACGCCGTTAGCAGTCGTCGTCCGCGCCCCCGGGCCGTTCCGGGAATGCGCAGCGATGCCGGTGGCGAGCGGTTCACCCTCGTGGGGTATCACTAGTTCATGCAGAAGATGAAGCTTCGCGAGTACATCGACAAGCTCCGCGTCGATGGCTACCGCGTCGAGGGCGGCCAGAACGAGGACCCGGTGCTCATCGATCCGATGGGCAAGGCCGTCGACACCTGGCGCGAGGACTACCCGTACGACGAGCTCATGGATCGTGAGACGTACGAGGAGGAGAAGTACCGGCTGCAGATCGAGCTGCTGAAGTTCCAGTACTGGAGCCAGGACGTCGGCGCCAAGCACGTGATCGTCTTCGAGGGGCGCGATGCAGCCGGCAAGGGCGGCACGATCAAGCGATTCACCGAGCACCTCAACCCGCGGGCCGCGCGCGTCGTGGCGCTGAACAAGCCCAACGACCGGGAGCGCGGGGAGTGGTACTTCCAGCGCTACATCCGCCACCTGCCGACCGAGGGCGAGATCGTGCTGTTCGACCGGTCCTGGTACAACCGCGCCGGGGTCGAGCGGGTGATGGGATTCTGCACCGACGAGGAGCACTCGACCTTCATGCGCCAGGCACCGGCCTTCGAGCGGATGCTGGTGGAGTCCGGGACCACGGTCACGAAGCTGTGGTTCTCGGTCACCCAGGCCGAGCAGCGCACTCGCTTCGCCATCCGC
This region of Blastococcus sp. Marseille-P5729 genomic DNA includes:
- a CDS encoding DUF3566 domain-containing protein, which codes for MSSDKDADGNDWLSAPVGKASEAKGSSGASGPTGPSTGVSMATSTRSGSGKDADSIPTYGPVSESITASGSKYKSSFTQNLVSGSGSLYPTAGSTPSASPALDAEPSPGPATSVGLGSAATSTTNRVRRSPSAGPRRAKLQIRHIDPWSTLKLSLVLAVAFFFVWMIAVAILYGVLSTMGVFESIDSMFAELGASEGGGFVTPRLVFGGAALIGAINIVLFTALATIGAYIYNLCADLAGGLEITLAERR
- the ppk2 gene encoding polyphosphate kinase 2 codes for the protein MQKMKLREYIDKLRVDGYRVEGGQNEDPVLIDPMGKAVDTWREDYPYDELMDRETYEEEKYRLQIELLKFQYWSQDVGAKHVIVFEGRDAAGKGGTIKRFTEHLNPRAARVVALNKPNDRERGEWYFQRYIRHLPTEGEIVLFDRSWYNRAGVERVMGFCTDEEHSTFMRQAPAFERMLVESGTTVTKLWFSVTQAEQRTRFAIRQIDPVRRWKLSPMDLESLDRWEDYTKAKEEMFAATDKKRAEWHSIKSNDKKRGRVNAMRFFLNQFDYEGKDESVVYRPDPKIVKRAKTYGGD
- the gyrB gene encoding DNA topoisomerase (ATP-hydrolyzing) subunit B, yielding MAEAKKNYGASSIKKLEGLEAVRKRPGMYIGSTNERGLHHLIWEIVDNAVDEHLAGHCDTIVVTLLHDGGVRVVDNGRGIPVDTAKGQKKSGVEMVLTELHAGGKFDSENYAVSGGLHGVGASVVNALSTALEAEIKRDGYVWTQSYVAAKPTAPLARGEKTKETGTTITWWADGEIFDALQYSLETITRRLQETAFLNKGLSITVRDERGETPEEQVFHYPGGLMDFVKHINASKQPIHKTIVHFEAEEKGMALEIAMQWNESYGESVRTFANMINTLEGGTHEEGFRAALTTVVNKYALDKKLLKEKDNRLSGEDIREGLSAIVSIKMSEPQFEGQTKAKLGNAEAKTFVQRVCNDWLTDWFERNPSEAKTIIGKSADAARARRAAQEARKLARRKSAMNSGGMPGKLMDCRSNDPSKSELFIVEGDSAGGSARSGRDSLIQAILPIRGKIINVEKARIDRVLKNNEVQALITALGTGIHDDFDIDKLRYHKIVIMADADVDGQHIRTLLLTLLFRFMRPLVEAGHVYLAQPPLYKLKWGGKHGEEYAYSDRERDALLKAGIEDGRRALKEGDIQRYKGLGEMNASELWETTMNPETRLLLKVTLEDAATADDLFSVLMGEDVESRRNFINRNARDVRFLDI
- the gyrA gene encoding DNA gyrase subunit A; the protein is MTKTPPPPEPENLADGTRVDLVDIQDEMQKSFIDYAMSVIVSRALPDVRDGLKPVHRRIIYAMFDNGYRPDRPYVKSARPVSDTMGNYHPHGDSAIYDALVRLAQPWSMRAPLIDGQGNFGSPGNDPAAAMRYTECRMTPLAMEMVEGIREDTVDFAPNYDGKVEEPTVLPSRFPNLLVNGSAGIAVGMATNMPPHNLREVSDAIIWSLQNPGASEEELLEEAMKRIPGPDFPTYGLIAGRQGIEDAYRTGRGSIRMRAVVNVEESAKGGTELVITELPYQVNPDNLNESIATQVRDGKLQGITDISDESSDRVGMRIVIKLRRDAVAKVVLNNLYKHTQLQTTFGVNNLAIVDGVPRTLRLDQMITYYVRHQIEVIQRRTRYRLMKAEERAHILRGLVKALDMLDEVIALIRRSPTVDEARAGLMELLDVDEIQANAILEMQLRRLAALERQKIIDELAEIEQIIAELQAILDSEEKQRQLIVDELSEIVEKFGDDRRTKIIGYDGEVSMEDLIANEEVVVTVTRTGYAKRTKSDLYRSQRRGGKGVQGASLRQEDVVQHFWVGNTHDWILFFTNKGRVYRAKTYELPEATRNAKGQHVANILAFQPDEQIAQVIRIKDYEVAPYLVLATRNGLVKKSRLVDFDSPRSGGLIAINLRDGDEMVGAALINDDDNLLLVSRNAQSICFSADDDSLRPMGRATSGVIGMRFAGEDELLSMIVVREGVDVLVATEHGYAKRTGIEHYPVQGRGGKGVLTADPKARKGKLVGALAVNLEDELYAITSSGGVIRTPVKGVRHNNNRATMGVKLMNLPEDVTIVAIARNAEDDADETEEPKK